The Desulfatibacillum aliphaticivorans DSM 15576 genome window below encodes:
- a CDS encoding MarR family winged helix-turn-helix transcriptional regulator: MSNDELLKLDNQLCFLLYACSRGVTRTYRPLLAELDITYPQYLVMLVLWEEDGPSIKSLGRRLYLDSGTLTPLLKRLEASGLIVRKRSSDDERIVKVLLTDKGKAMKERAYAIPEALLCPSGLSGEEFVGLKSLLETLLERLRNFEANGKDCRDIMQSFKSEKA; the protein is encoded by the coding sequence ATGAGTAATGACGAATTGTTGAAGCTGGATAATCAGTTGTGTTTTTTGTTGTACGCCTGCTCCAGGGGGGTGACCCGGACCTATCGGCCGCTCCTGGCGGAGCTGGATATCACCTACCCCCAATACCTGGTTATGCTGGTGCTATGGGAGGAAGATGGGCCGTCCATCAAATCCCTGGGGCGCCGGTTGTATCTGGATTCAGGAACGCTCACCCCCTTGCTAAAGCGTTTGGAGGCCTCGGGATTAATTGTGCGTAAAAGATCTTCAGATGATGAGCGCATTGTCAAGGTGCTCCTTACAGACAAGGGAAAGGCCATGAAAGAAAGGGCCTACGCCATCCCGGAAGCCCTGCTTTGTCCTAGTGGGTTGTCAGGCGAGGAGTTTGTGGGATTGAAATCGCTGCTCGAAACCTTGTTGGAGCGTCTCCGCAATTTTGAAGCCAATGGAAAGGACTGTCGGGACATCATGCAATCATTTAAGAGCGAAAAGGCTTAA
- a CDS encoding redoxin domain-containing protein codes for MPKISLLILILLLAVLGGCSAHKHAKGSQAVGDIAGDFTLPDQNRAAVTLSQVLETHNGAVIAFYPKDDSKN; via the coding sequence GTGCCCAAAATTTCGTTATTGATTTTAATTCTATTGCTCGCGGTTTTAGGGGGCTGCTCCGCGCATAAACATGCCAAGGGTTCCCAGGCCGTGGGAGACATTGCCGGGGATTTTACCCTGCCCGACCAAAACCGCGCCGCCGTCACTTTGAGCCAGGTTCTGGAAACGCACAACGGAGCGGTAATAGCCTTTTACCCCAAAGACGACTCCAAAAACTGA
- a CDS encoding GNAT family N-acetyltransferase, giving the protein MEFVQATEKHVASYAEQIIDLIHSTGQAAFGYQFVSREYFDRIVGASLASPGTLFGYDRITLAMDGSQLLGMEAGFEGPGFLLRKKAMASVYPELIESGALPRDVLGEMGTRGYQCGYLNPNIPKNVYYVLTLAVDAQSRGKKIGAGLLSNAMDKAKAAGYRGLHLDVFADNPAVGFYKAMGLTCLAETLAPAPSQNGVPKGLRMAMDF; this is encoded by the coding sequence ATGGAATTCGTTCAGGCTACGGAAAAGCACGTTGCATCCTATGCGGAACAGATCATTGATCTGATCCACAGCACTGGCCAGGCGGCCTTCGGGTACCAGTTTGTCAGCCGGGAGTATTTTGACAGGATTGTAGGCGCCTCTTTGGCTTCGCCCGGAACATTGTTTGGATACGACAGGATTACGCTTGCCATGGATGGGAGCCAACTGCTGGGCATGGAGGCGGGATTTGAGGGTCCCGGATTTCTTTTGCGGAAAAAGGCCATGGCTTCGGTTTATCCTGAACTGATTGAGTCGGGGGCTCTGCCGCGGGACGTTCTTGGCGAGATGGGAACGCGGGGCTATCAATGCGGCTACCTCAATCCCAACATTCCAAAAAATGTGTATTATGTTCTGACTCTCGCCGTTGACGCGCAGAGCAGGGGAAAAAAGATCGGCGCCGGCCTGCTTTCCAATGCCATGGATAAGGCCAAGGCCGCAGGCTATCGCGGCCTGCATCTGGACGTTTTTGCGGATAATCCCGCCGTGGGCTTTTACAAGGCCATGGGACTAACCTGCTTGGCTGAAACCCTGGCGCCCGCGCCCAGTCAAAACGGCGTTCCCAAAGGCTTGCGCATGGCCATGGATTTTTAG